In Gossypium arboreum isolate Shixiya-1 chromosome 6, ASM2569848v2, whole genome shotgun sequence, the following are encoded in one genomic region:
- the LOC108484172 gene encoding probable methyltransferase At1g29790, whose protein sequence is MAFAMGFNFLLLLAMAATNILSLYHLSLTFQSPKPSPPIPIHIPQHLLRHLNDIRATINHLTASTSDPKRTSPVPHDLILHSQVAPIASSCHRHPYLLRRYMNYTPFSTCPYDLDLQETLILNGCHPLPRRRCFSKTPPKPTSSLPLNPFPTALPDSSVIWTKYFCKSFACLLQNNPIDFDLNARRSSLLKYASELDLPVNRFMQLAKSANFVIRLGIDIGGGTGTFAALMKVFYNVTMLTTTLNVNAPYSEAAAARGLMPLHVPLQQRLPVFDGTMDLVRCGRAVNRWIPLPVMEFMFYDVDRVLRGGGYLWLDRFFSKAIDLEEVYEPMIGKLGYKKVKWAVANKTDPSGLKNGEVYLTAVLQKPVSR, encoded by the coding sequence ATGGCTTTCGCCATGGGCTTCAACTTCCTCCTCCTCTTAGCCATGGCGGCTACCAACATACTCTCCCTTTACCACCTCTCTTTAACCTTCCAATCTCCCAAACCTTCTCCCCCTATCCCTATCCATATACCTCAACACCTCCTTCGCCACCTCAACGACATACGCGCCACCATCAATCACCTCACTGCCTCCACCTCTGATCCCAAACGCACTTCCCCCGTTCCCCATGATCTCATCCTCCATTCCCAAGTCGCACCCATCGCTTCTTCCTGCCACCGCCACCCTTACCTTCTCCGTAGATACATGAATTACACTCCTTTTTCAACTTGCCCTTATGATCTCGACCTCCAAGAAACGCTTATTCTCAACGGCTGCCACCCACTTCCACGGCGGCGTTGCTTCTCTAAAACCCCGCCAAAACCCACTTCTTCCCTTCCTCTTAATCCTTTCCCAACTGCCCTGCCCGACTCCTCTGTCATCTGGACCAAATACTTCTGTAAATCTTTTGCCTGTCTTTTACAAAACAACCCCATAGACTTCGATCTCAACGCCCGACGCTCATCCCTTCTAAAATACGCTTCCGAGCTCGACCTTCCCGTTAACCGGTTCATGCAATTGGCTAAGTCAGCTAACTTTGTGATCCGTCTTGGCATTGACATAGGCGGTGGAACTGGAACCTTCGCTGCTTTGATGAAAGTTTTCTACAATGTCACGATGCTGACCACCACCTTGAACGTCAATGCGCCTTACAGTGAAGCCGCGGCAGCAAGAGGGTTGATGCCTTTACACGTGCCGTTGCAGCAGAGGCTACCGGTTTTCGACGGGACGATGGATCTGGTCCGGTGTGGGAGGGCGGTGAACCGATGGATACCCTTGCCGGTTATGGAGTTTATGTTTTATGATGTGGACAGAGTGTTGAGAGGAGGTGGGTACTTGTGGTTGGATCGGTTCTTTAGTAAAGCAATTGATCTAGAGGAAGTTTATGAGCCAATGATTGGGAAACTTGGGTATAAGAAAGTGAAGTGGGCAGTGGCTAATAAGACTGATCCAAGTGGTTTGAAGAATGGGGAAGTTTACTTGACTGCTGTGCTGCAGAAGCCTGTTTCAAGGTGA
- the LOC108484650 gene encoding pterin-4-alpha-carbinolamine dehydratase 2, mitochondrial → MIARMLRAPFLSLSKFQVPLASLPVLLGSHGRCGTQVIENNCDPTGISSNKISVYGFRMFFTATAKDLSAKKCVPCNTKDLRAMTEETASKLIPKVDGWNMANEGGTLKLKRSWKVKSFTKGLEMFQLISDIAEAEGHHPDLHLVGWNNVTVEIWTHAVGGLTENDFILAAKINTLDLHHLLRKKVSA, encoded by the exons ATGATCGCACGAATGCTACGAGCTCCGTTTCTCTCACTTTCTAAATTTCAG gTACCTCTTGCTTCACTTCCAGTCCTTCTTGGATCTCATGGACG TTGCGGTACACAAGTGATTGAGAATAATTGTGATCCTACTGGAATTTCATCAAATAAGATCTCGGTTTATGGATTCAGAATGTTTTTCACCGCCACTGCTAAAG ATTTGTCGGCTAAGAAGTGCGTGCCATGCAACACAAAGGATCTACGGGCCATGACTGAAGAAACTGCAAGTAAACTAATTCCAAAG GTGGATGGTTGGAATATGGCAAATGAAGGGGGTACATTGAAGCTAAAAAGGTCTTGGAAAGTTAAGAGTTTCACCAAAGGACTGGAGATGTTTCAGCTTATATCTGATATTGCTGAAGCAGAAG GCCATCATCCAGATCTGCATCTGGTCGGATGGAACAATGTAACAGTTGAAATATGGACGCATGCTGTTG GTGGACTTACGGAAAATGACTTCATACTTGCTGCCAAGATCAACACACTCGACCTGCACCATCTCCTTAGGAAGAAAGTTAGTGCTTGA
- the LOC108486304 gene encoding uncharacterized protein LOC108486304 isoform X2 yields the protein MPSLRMKTKSSTVSLRDKNSLRVCQRSSMICKRPCCHVRVSQQGAEFSTCIQNSHDEVASPIFKTDGASAQQLILDEDGSELRKQLPAFVDSATLGGMESAHTCGSNLETIFSPYLEPIQIHSELNIDNDAGSNNGLELPAFGADDSDDNKSLFVSQTCNVSDFFISDMIIASIPFDGNAVDNNFTGTYSFPDFKCSEPSMLFDVAEQCMILPFLEDTVKANDTNDFHLHEESMMAQDNTGLCLAIDQMRSCLQESDVNSDTDQADDFDPQAFIKNLPELSDVVSSFRPASVLTEAWKRKLITLVLDLDETLVHSTLEHCDDADFTFTVFFNMKEHTVYVKQRPHLHTFLEKVAEMFEVIIFTASQSIYAEQLLDILDPDRKFISRRVYRESCIFSDGNYTKDLTVLGVDLAKVAIIDNSPQVFRLQVNNGIPIKSWFDDPSDCALISLLPFLETLVDVDDVRPIIAKKFGLMMNITRLSANGKIIGTRNSISVQPFFRMYLI from the exons ATGCCATCTTTAAGAATGAAGACCAAATCAAGCACGGTTTCTTTAAGAGACAAAAATAGTCTCCGTGTGTGTCAGAGGTCTAGCATGATTTGCAAAAGGCCATGCTGTCATGTCAGGGTTTCCCAGCAGGGAGCTGAATTCAGCACATGTATTCAGAATTCTCATGATG AAGTAGCCTCCCCAATTTTTAAAACTGATGGAGCCAGTGCTCAGCAACTAATTCTGGATGAAGACGGTTCTGAGCTTCGGAAACAGCTTCCAGCTTTTGTTGATTCTGCAACTTTGGGAGGAATG GAATCTGCCCATACATGTGGCTCAAACTTAGAGACAATATTCTCTCCTTATCTGGAGCCAATCCAAATACACAGTGAGCTAAATATTGACAATGATGCAG GGAGTAATAATGGCCTTGAACTGCCAGCATTTGGGGCTGATGACAGTGATGATAACAAAAGCTTATTTGTCAGTCAAACATGTAATGTGTCAGATTTCTTTATATCTGACATGATAATTGCGAGCATACCCTTTGATGGAAATGCTGTTGACAATAACTTCACAGGGACCTATTCTTTTCCTGATTTTAAATGTTCTGAGCCAAGTATGTTGTTTGATGTGGCCGAGCAATGCATGATACTGCCTTTCCTTGAGGACACTGTCAAAGCCAATGATACTAACGATTTTCATTTGCATGAGGAATCCATGATGGCCCAAGATAATACTGGTTTATGTCTAGCAATTGATCAGATGAGATCCTGCCTACAAGAATCTGATGTTAACTCTGACACTGATCAAGCAGATGACTTTGATCCACAAgcatttataaaaaatttaccaGAGCTATCTGATGTTGTATCAAGCTTCCGGCCTGCTAGTGTTCTGACAGAGGCTTGGAAAAGGAAGCTGATAACTCTTGTGCTTGATTTGGATG AGACTCTCGTCCACTCTACACTAGAACATTGTGATGATGCTGACTTCACCTTTACAGTATTTTTCAATATGAAAGAGCACACTGTGTATGTAAAGCAGAGGCCTCACCTACATACCTTTTTGGAGAAAGTTGCAGAGATGTTTGAAGTCATCATCTTTACTGCCAGCCAAAGCATTTACGCAGAACAATTACTGGACATATTGGATCCAGATCGAAAGTTCATATCTCGACGGGTTTATCGTGAATCATGCATTTTTTCAGATGGAAATTACACTAAAGACTTGACAGTTTTAGGTGTTGATCTTGCAAAGGTTGCTATTATTGATAATTCTCCACAG GTTTTCAGGTTGCAAGTGAATAACGGGATTCCTATTAAGAGTTGGTTTGATGATCCATCCGATTGTGCACTAATTTCATTACTTCCCTTCTTAGAGACTTTGGTTGATGTTGATGATGTCCGTCCTATCATTGCCAAGAAATTTG GTCTTATGATGAACATTACTAGATTATCCGCTAATGGCAAAATAATAGGTACGCGGAATTCCATTTCTGTGCAACCTTTCTTCCGAATGTACTTAATATAG
- the LOC108486304 gene encoding uncharacterized protein LOC108486304 isoform X1: protein MPSLRMKTKSSTVSLRDKNSLRVCQRSSMICKRPCCHVRVSQQGAEFSTCIQNSHDDPSNVEVASPIFKTDGASAQQLILDEDGSELRKQLPAFVDSATLGGMESAHTCGSNLETIFSPYLEPIQIHSELNIDNDAGSNNGLELPAFGADDSDDNKSLFVSQTCNVSDFFISDMIIASIPFDGNAVDNNFTGTYSFPDFKCSEPSMLFDVAEQCMILPFLEDTVKANDTNDFHLHEESMMAQDNTGLCLAIDQMRSCLQESDVNSDTDQADDFDPQAFIKNLPELSDVVSSFRPASVLTEAWKRKLITLVLDLDETLVHSTLEHCDDADFTFTVFFNMKEHTVYVKQRPHLHTFLEKVAEMFEVIIFTASQSIYAEQLLDILDPDRKFISRRVYRESCIFSDGNYTKDLTVLGVDLAKVAIIDNSPQVFRLQVNNGIPIKSWFDDPSDCALISLLPFLETLVDVDDVRPIIAKKFGLMMNITRLSANGKIIGTRNSISVQPFFRMYLI from the exons ATGCCATCTTTAAGAATGAAGACCAAATCAAGCACGGTTTCTTTAAGAGACAAAAATAGTCTCCGTGTGTGTCAGAGGTCTAGCATGATTTGCAAAAGGCCATGCTGTCATGTCAGGGTTTCCCAGCAGGGAGCTGAATTCAGCACATGTATTCAGAATTCTCATGATG ATCCATCAAATGTAGAAGTAGCCTCCCCAATTTTTAAAACTGATGGAGCCAGTGCTCAGCAACTAATTCTGGATGAAGACGGTTCTGAGCTTCGGAAACAGCTTCCAGCTTTTGTTGATTCTGCAACTTTGGGAGGAATG GAATCTGCCCATACATGTGGCTCAAACTTAGAGACAATATTCTCTCCTTATCTGGAGCCAATCCAAATACACAGTGAGCTAAATATTGACAATGATGCAG GGAGTAATAATGGCCTTGAACTGCCAGCATTTGGGGCTGATGACAGTGATGATAACAAAAGCTTATTTGTCAGTCAAACATGTAATGTGTCAGATTTCTTTATATCTGACATGATAATTGCGAGCATACCCTTTGATGGAAATGCTGTTGACAATAACTTCACAGGGACCTATTCTTTTCCTGATTTTAAATGTTCTGAGCCAAGTATGTTGTTTGATGTGGCCGAGCAATGCATGATACTGCCTTTCCTTGAGGACACTGTCAAAGCCAATGATACTAACGATTTTCATTTGCATGAGGAATCCATGATGGCCCAAGATAATACTGGTTTATGTCTAGCAATTGATCAGATGAGATCCTGCCTACAAGAATCTGATGTTAACTCTGACACTGATCAAGCAGATGACTTTGATCCACAAgcatttataaaaaatttaccaGAGCTATCTGATGTTGTATCAAGCTTCCGGCCTGCTAGTGTTCTGACAGAGGCTTGGAAAAGGAAGCTGATAACTCTTGTGCTTGATTTGGATG AGACTCTCGTCCACTCTACACTAGAACATTGTGATGATGCTGACTTCACCTTTACAGTATTTTTCAATATGAAAGAGCACACTGTGTATGTAAAGCAGAGGCCTCACCTACATACCTTTTTGGAGAAAGTTGCAGAGATGTTTGAAGTCATCATCTTTACTGCCAGCCAAAGCATTTACGCAGAACAATTACTGGACATATTGGATCCAGATCGAAAGTTCATATCTCGACGGGTTTATCGTGAATCATGCATTTTTTCAGATGGAAATTACACTAAAGACTTGACAGTTTTAGGTGTTGATCTTGCAAAGGTTGCTATTATTGATAATTCTCCACAG GTTTTCAGGTTGCAAGTGAATAACGGGATTCCTATTAAGAGTTGGTTTGATGATCCATCCGATTGTGCACTAATTTCATTACTTCCCTTCTTAGAGACTTTGGTTGATGTTGATGATGTCCGTCCTATCATTGCCAAGAAATTTG GTCTTATGATGAACATTACTAGATTATCCGCTAATGGCAAAATAATAGGTACGCGGAATTCCATTTCTGTGCAACCTTTCTTCCGAATGTACTTAATATAG
- the LOC108486304 gene encoding uncharacterized protein LOC108486304 isoform X3 → MPSLRMKTKSSTVSLRDKNSLRVCQRSSMICKRPCCHVRVSQQGAEFSTCIQNSHDDPSNVEVASPIFKTDGASAQQLILDEDGSELRKQLPAFVDSATLGGMESAHTCGSNLETIFSPYLEPIQIHSELNIDNDAGSNNGLELPAFGADDSDDNKSLFVSQTWTYSFPDFKCSEPSMLFDVAEQCMILPFLEDTVKANDTNDFHLHEESMMAQDNTGLCLAIDQMRSCLQESDVNSDTDQADDFDPQAFIKNLPELSDVVSSFRPASVLTEAWKRKLITLVLDLDETLVHSTLEHCDDADFTFTVFFNMKEHTVYVKQRPHLHTFLEKVAEMFEVIIFTASQSIYAEQLLDILDPDRKFISRRVYRESCIFSDGNYTKDLTVLGVDLAKVAIIDNSPQVFRLQVNNGIPIKSWFDDPSDCALISLLPFLETLVDVDDVRPIIAKKFGLMMNITRLSANGKIIGTRNSISVQPFFRMYLI, encoded by the exons ATGCCATCTTTAAGAATGAAGACCAAATCAAGCACGGTTTCTTTAAGAGACAAAAATAGTCTCCGTGTGTGTCAGAGGTCTAGCATGATTTGCAAAAGGCCATGCTGTCATGTCAGGGTTTCCCAGCAGGGAGCTGAATTCAGCACATGTATTCAGAATTCTCATGATG ATCCATCAAATGTAGAAGTAGCCTCCCCAATTTTTAAAACTGATGGAGCCAGTGCTCAGCAACTAATTCTGGATGAAGACGGTTCTGAGCTTCGGAAACAGCTTCCAGCTTTTGTTGATTCTGCAACTTTGGGAGGAATG GAATCTGCCCATACATGTGGCTCAAACTTAGAGACAATATTCTCTCCTTATCTGGAGCCAATCCAAATACACAGTGAGCTAAATATTGACAATGATGCAG GGAGTAATAATGGCCTTGAACTGCCAGCATTTGGGGCTGATGACAGTGATGATAACAAAAGCTTATTTGTCAGTCAAACAT GGACCTATTCTTTTCCTGATTTTAAATGTTCTGAGCCAAGTATGTTGTTTGATGTGGCCGAGCAATGCATGATACTGCCTTTCCTTGAGGACACTGTCAAAGCCAATGATACTAACGATTTTCATTTGCATGAGGAATCCATGATGGCCCAAGATAATACTGGTTTATGTCTAGCAATTGATCAGATGAGATCCTGCCTACAAGAATCTGATGTTAACTCTGACACTGATCAAGCAGATGACTTTGATCCACAAgcatttataaaaaatttaccaGAGCTATCTGATGTTGTATCAAGCTTCCGGCCTGCTAGTGTTCTGACAGAGGCTTGGAAAAGGAAGCTGATAACTCTTGTGCTTGATTTGGATG AGACTCTCGTCCACTCTACACTAGAACATTGTGATGATGCTGACTTCACCTTTACAGTATTTTTCAATATGAAAGAGCACACTGTGTATGTAAAGCAGAGGCCTCACCTACATACCTTTTTGGAGAAAGTTGCAGAGATGTTTGAAGTCATCATCTTTACTGCCAGCCAAAGCATTTACGCAGAACAATTACTGGACATATTGGATCCAGATCGAAAGTTCATATCTCGACGGGTTTATCGTGAATCATGCATTTTTTCAGATGGAAATTACACTAAAGACTTGACAGTTTTAGGTGTTGATCTTGCAAAGGTTGCTATTATTGATAATTCTCCACAG GTTTTCAGGTTGCAAGTGAATAACGGGATTCCTATTAAGAGTTGGTTTGATGATCCATCCGATTGTGCACTAATTTCATTACTTCCCTTCTTAGAGACTTTGGTTGATGTTGATGATGTCCGTCCTATCATTGCCAAGAAATTTG GTCTTATGATGAACATTACTAGATTATCCGCTAATGGCAAAATAATAGGTACGCGGAATTCCATTTCTGTGCAACCTTTCTTCCGAATGTACTTAATATAG
- the LOC108486304 gene encoding uncharacterized protein LOC108486304 isoform X4, translating into MPSLRMKTKSSTVSLRDKNSLRVCQRSSMICKRPCCHVRVSQQGAEFSTCIQNSHDDPSNVEVASPIFKTDGASAQQLILDEDGSELRKQLPAFVDSATLGGMESAHTCGSNLETIFSPYLEPIQIHSELNIDNDAGSNNGLELPAFGADDSDDNKSLFVSQTWTYSFPDFKCSEPSMLFDVAEQCMILPFLEDTVKANDTNDFHLHEESMMAQDNTGLCLAIDQMRSCLQESDVNSDTDQADDFDPQAFIKNLPELSDVVSSFRPASVLTEAWKRKLITLVLDLDETLVHSTLEHCDDADFTFTVFFNMKEHTVYVKQRPHLHTFLEKVAEMFEVIIFTASQSIYAEQLLDILDPDRKFISRRVYRESCIFSDGNYTKDLTVLGVDLAKVAIIDNSPQVFRLQVNNGIPIKSWFDDPSDCALISLLPFLETLVDVDDVRPIIAKKFGNKE; encoded by the exons ATGCCATCTTTAAGAATGAAGACCAAATCAAGCACGGTTTCTTTAAGAGACAAAAATAGTCTCCGTGTGTGTCAGAGGTCTAGCATGATTTGCAAAAGGCCATGCTGTCATGTCAGGGTTTCCCAGCAGGGAGCTGAATTCAGCACATGTATTCAGAATTCTCATGATG ATCCATCAAATGTAGAAGTAGCCTCCCCAATTTTTAAAACTGATGGAGCCAGTGCTCAGCAACTAATTCTGGATGAAGACGGTTCTGAGCTTCGGAAACAGCTTCCAGCTTTTGTTGATTCTGCAACTTTGGGAGGAATG GAATCTGCCCATACATGTGGCTCAAACTTAGAGACAATATTCTCTCCTTATCTGGAGCCAATCCAAATACACAGTGAGCTAAATATTGACAATGATGCAG GGAGTAATAATGGCCTTGAACTGCCAGCATTTGGGGCTGATGACAGTGATGATAACAAAAGCTTATTTGTCAGTCAAACAT GGACCTATTCTTTTCCTGATTTTAAATGTTCTGAGCCAAGTATGTTGTTTGATGTGGCCGAGCAATGCATGATACTGCCTTTCCTTGAGGACACTGTCAAAGCCAATGATACTAACGATTTTCATTTGCATGAGGAATCCATGATGGCCCAAGATAATACTGGTTTATGTCTAGCAATTGATCAGATGAGATCCTGCCTACAAGAATCTGATGTTAACTCTGACACTGATCAAGCAGATGACTTTGATCCACAAgcatttataaaaaatttaccaGAGCTATCTGATGTTGTATCAAGCTTCCGGCCTGCTAGTGTTCTGACAGAGGCTTGGAAAAGGAAGCTGATAACTCTTGTGCTTGATTTGGATG AGACTCTCGTCCACTCTACACTAGAACATTGTGATGATGCTGACTTCACCTTTACAGTATTTTTCAATATGAAAGAGCACACTGTGTATGTAAAGCAGAGGCCTCACCTACATACCTTTTTGGAGAAAGTTGCAGAGATGTTTGAAGTCATCATCTTTACTGCCAGCCAAAGCATTTACGCAGAACAATTACTGGACATATTGGATCCAGATCGAAAGTTCATATCTCGACGGGTTTATCGTGAATCATGCATTTTTTCAGATGGAAATTACACTAAAGACTTGACAGTTTTAGGTGTTGATCTTGCAAAGGTTGCTATTATTGATAATTCTCCACAG GTTTTCAGGTTGCAAGTGAATAACGGGATTCCTATTAAGAGTTGGTTTGATGATCCATCCGATTGTGCACTAATTTCATTACTTCCCTTCTTAGAGACTTTGGTTGATGTTGATGATGTCCGTCCTATCATTGCCAAGAAATTTGGTAACAAGGAATAA